ccaagtattttttaaaaaagctaaGGTACTTAACTTAGCCAACCAGTGATTATCTGGACAGAACGCTCTGCGGCAGTCACGTCGATAGATTGCCATTAAAAGAATGTAAAGCGAGATAAACAGGGAATTGCTGGATACCGACTTGACATCTGCAACATTTAAGACTTAAATTAGTTTTCAAGAGAATTTatgaaatcttaatttaacaGAACGTCGTTAAAATCGTTGTAACAAAAAAGTGGTGCACCAATAAAATGAGTTggcaatttttagaaaatgcaGAAAAACGTCAATTTCTGAATTTAGTAAGAACGACagaaatgaatttatttaccGAATAAATTAGTAAGAATCGCTTTGTATAAGAATTGATTCAGGAAGTAGGACATGCTGATGAAATCTGTGAGCTTAAACGGATCTTGTTGCTCGTACATCTCCATGTCATCCAGAATGCTGAAAttggagaaataaaaaaaattagttcgTCTGAATCTAATCGGAGCAGCATCCAGCAGTGCATCACTTACGTAACGTAATGTGTCATACAATCGGCAAATAGTATCAACATTTGAAATTCGGGCGCCGTGCATTTCGTGTTGGCTGCCAAGAGGTCTAGAAATGTCTTCAGGCCGCAATGCGGCCCCAGAGTAGTTAAAAACAACCACATGTGGTATAGAATTTTACCTTGGTAGCATAATCCTGTGGTAGCATGATCCATTGGTCAAAGTCAGCTATATACACGATTGTGGGCGCTAATTCTGTTATACGTACCAGTCAATATTTCGATTTTCATCTGCGTAAGCGTATGCAACGCTGTTTGATACAGCGAACAGATCAATGCTATCTTGGTAGCCTCAGGACTGCCCAGTTTTCTGTAATTCTTGGTACTGTTGTTTCTATTAGTGCGAGCTTCTAGAAACGCACGTCGAAAGATGTTGGCACCCACGGAAGAAGTGCTTTGGTATTCTATCGACGGTGGCACTTCTTTTTCGACTAGCTCGATTAGTGGCTGctctaaaaagaaaattaaaaaaaaaaatcatttgaaaaaaatttaacaaaagaaatgTGTGGTAACTACGACTTtgattgaatataatataagttttattgattatttacatgcatagatttcttttttttaataaatacaaaaaatctaACGATTCTTACCAATTAAATACGTGACAATCCTGCCGGTCCAGAGATAGGCCAGTTGTACTTTAACGAAAGGAGTTGCATCGTGCAATGAGGTGTCAATCGTCTGTGCAAACCAGCCTAATACGGGATGCCAGTGCGTCAAGTTACTCTTTTTGGCGACTACGTATTGCTGACATGCTTCCAGCATCCTCGTCACAACAAACTGTAagaaaaaatcgcaaaatgttataaattgtattgcCAATATCCGCGTGATGGAAAAAATTGTTGGCGTAATTTACCGTAAAAGAAGGAAAGCAAAGTTCCCTCAGTACTTCTTCCCTCTCGATATTTGCCAGTTGTATTAAATTAGCGAGCAAACAAAGCGCGTAGCTACCTTCCAAAGCGTTAAAAACAATCCTCAAATTCTGCTCGGAATTCAACAGCTCCAAACTTCTCGCAAACATATTGTTCGTTATGAACGATGAAATGCACTGTAAATATGTGTCAGAAACTTCACACGTTTAAAGATACattgtaacataataaaagttggaaatattttctttcttgctATTCTACCTCTGGTGAAAATGTATTCAAATGATGGACCAGAGCTGGCACGCTAAAGATGTTAATTAGAAAGAGAGACACCAGCTTGTCAGACATCTGTGATGAAATTAGTGGTCTCAGTGTCAGAGTAACCGCAGCTGAAAGTGCAACTGGTTTCAGAGCAAGTTTTGCTCTACCTAGTCCCTTCATCAACAGAGCCTAAAATGAGAGGAATGTAATTAgtattgataaagaaaaagtcGAGCTGTCAGAAAGtcagttaatattattacctGCATGGTGGCGTAAAATCCATTGTTAACTAAGTGGCCCATGATATTCGCACACAGTTGATTCATGCCAGTCTTCAGTTGGTCCATGCCCTTCACTTTCTGTATGGCCCATGTTCCCGGAGACGTAAAGCTGACCAAAGTATGCAGTCGCAGCAATATCGATTTGTGGTCTGATACTCTCTCTGGCTTCAGGCTGTCCAAGCCAGAAAGACAATGGTACAGAACTGTCTTCATTTGTAAAATCCATGATATGTAGTAGTCCTTATTGAGCGCCAATCCCACGTAAGATATCTTTGGAGACTCGGAATCAAGAGTCAGCACAAGGTATCTGAAAAGGATTGTTTAAGTTAAAGTATATATTCTGAATCTTCATGAAGAAACGTAAAAGTATTTGCACTGTAAATACTCACCTACACACTCTCTCTATTCTCTCTTGATCCTTatctcttttaaatattagcaaaaatCTAGAAATGATTTTGTACACTTCTAGAGCAGGCTTCAATTCCACTGTTGTATTGTCGGTGCCAATGTCATCGGGAAAATGCTTATCAAACtcttttctaaaaagtaaaagaatctTGTGTAGAAAACTAAAAGAATCTTGTCAGAATACAGCAGTGCAGTTgctctaaaatattaattaatttcacgcTCATT
Above is a genomic segment from Linepithema humile isolate Giens D197 chromosome 6, Lhum_UNIL_v1.0, whole genome shotgun sequence containing:
- the LOC105673261 gene encoding ubiquitin-protein ligase E3B; this encodes MFCAEGSSSKGSFLQQKKAAREDRAHEKRREVAATIIQAHFRAWLARERFTKQILKEFDKHFPDDIGTDNTTVELKPALEVYKIISRFLLIFKRDKDQERIERVCRYLVLTLDSESPKISYVGLALNKDYYISWILQMKTVLYHCLSGLDSLKPERVSDHKSILLRLHTLVSFTSPGTWAIQKVKGMDQLKTGMNQLCANIMGHLVNNGFYATMQALLMKGLGRAKLALKPVALSAAVTLTLRPLISSQMSDKLVSLFLINIFSVPALVHHLNTFSPECISSFITNNMFARSLELLNSEQNLRIVFNALEGSYALCLLANLIQLANIEREEVLRELCFPSFTFVVTRMLEACQQYVVAKKSNLTHWHPVLGWFAQTIDTSLHDATPFVKVQLAYLWTGRIVTYLIEQPLIELVEKEVPPSIEYQSTSSVGANIFRRAFLEARTNRNNSTKNYRKLGSPEATKIALICSLYQTALHTLTQMKIEILTGLCYQGKILYHMWLFLTTLGPHCGLKTFLDLLAANTKCTAPEFQMLILFADCMTHYVTILDDMEMYEQQDPFKLTDFISMSYFLNQFLYKAILTNLFDVKSVSSNSLFISLYILLMAIYRRDCRRAFCPDNHWLAKEARLSGFLIDLEKGRRGAALLFSKMPHVIPHSDRVLLFRRHIADEKAVLGLTESACNSPPTTLIIVHRTRIVEDGYRQLAMLPSQALKGVIRVRFVNEQGLTEAGIDQDGVFKEFLEETIKRVFDPSLNLFKATSENRLYPSPTSFMQDNHLQLFEFVGRMLGKAVYEGIVVDVPFASFFVSQFSGQTGGALYSWLDELASLDRDLYRSLTLVKHYKGDIQQLELTFSLDEDVLGKLVTHELIPNGRTTPVTNQNKIQYIHHMAHYRMYHQIKEQTTAFIKGFRSIINPEWLSLFSTPELQRLISGDNVPLDLQDLRKHTQYYGGFHDSHRVVCWLWDILEKDFTEDERGLFLKFVTSCSKSPLLGFANLEPPFSIRCVEVCDDEDTGDTIGSVIRGFFTIRKKDPQNRLPTSSTCFNLLKLPNYQKKSTLREKLRYAITSNTGFELS